In a genomic window of Glycine max cultivar Williams 82 chromosome 13, Glycine_max_v4.0, whole genome shotgun sequence:
- the LOC102666727 gene encoding uncharacterized protein yields MVALCKETTGHQEIASLLFNAMDNEKECLSYVQLSTAMFDAAKSGNIMILEFLLKDHPDLLFEVDCKEQRSLLHIAMLYRQESVYRLILNKGDSKKVMIQLIDFEGNNILHLAGMPARPEERFGLSTDHVLMHSEERWFQSHKELHKEAVSEVKDAANTLVVVATLVISLGITAGMTISVNDIDAILPSSWEPKDDSVHLRQTKLVFGNITLFGVSCNHVYCYCFRFHIDL; encoded by the exons ATGGTAGCCTTGTgcaaggaaactactggtcatCAAGAAATTGCAAGTTTGTTGTTTAATGCAATGGACAACGAGAAAGAGTGTCTCAGCTATGTACAGTTGTCAACAGCAATGTTCGATGCAGCAAAATCAGGAAACATAATGATATTAGAGTTTCTTTTGAAGGACCATCCAGATTTGCTATTTGAAGTGGATTGCAAAGAGCAAAGAAGCTTACTTCACATTGCTATGCTGTATCGACAAGAAAGTGTATACCGACTAATATTAAACAAGGGGGATTCAAAGAAAGTGATGATACAATTGATTGATTTTGAGGGTAACAATATTCTTCACTTAGCTGGAATGCCGGCACGACCTGAAGAAAGATTCGGATTGTCAACAGACCATGTTCTAATGCATAGTGAGGAGAGATGGTTTCAG TCACACAAAGAGTTGCACAAAGAAGCAGTATCTGAAGTAAAAGATGCGGCAAATACTTTAGTAGTGGTAGCAACTCTTGTTATCAGCCTAGGGATCACCGCAGGCATGACCATTTCCGTTAATGACATTGATG CTATTCTTCCTTCAAGTTGGGAACCAAAAGATGATTCTGTCCACTTGCGGCAAACAAAGTTGGTATTTGGGAATATAACACTTTTTGGCGTCTCTTGCAATCATGTTTACTGCTATTGTTTCCGGTTCCATATTGATCTTTGA
- the LOC102666725 gene encoding uncharacterized protein isoform X2 → MSDSGAVTLPAVDDIPKHENCSELGIVVAEAEHLQSLEPESSFLELDRTHKRQIYIAASSGNWSEALSYFKIHPHWWRIPLTSRGVTALHVAVSMRKTSFVEKLVDRVDRMNMQDLEIRMADGNTAFCLAAITGNVKCAKILLGKNPGLLWIRDHKDMLPIQLSSSAGHIPMTELLFEAQDDLHNNIPFHDIVNLFFLTITNNIHKNEEGLTPLQMLLARCYLLFEVDSREQRSLLHIAILYRQESVYQLILSKGDSKNVMIQLVDSKGNNVLHLAAGELAPEERFGLPNHVLMAREENWFQEVEKIVPPAMKTMKNERGFTPKEVFYQLHNELHKESVSAVKDAANTLIVVATLVITLGITGALSIPIKDVDSTLTPIFRKKTWYTLYFLAIEVGNYLCAASMMFYGSVIIPSSWEPKYEGVLLRQRKLMFGNMALSASLGLMFTAIVSGAILIYDFLSDWLFYFIAGLGCITLISPKLIRNIYEAYHPLVKKKKA, encoded by the exons ATGTCAGACTCAGGTGCAGTTACCTTGCCAGCTGTAGATGACATTCCCAAGCATGAGA ATTGTAGCGAACTGGGTATTGTTGTGGCTGAAGCTGAGCATCTACAGTCACTGGAACCCGAAAGTTCTTTTTTGGAGCTAGAca GAACGCATAAAAGGCAAATATATATAGCAGCAAGTTCAGGAAATTGGAGTGAGGCTTTATCCTATTTCAAAATTCATCCTCATTGGTGGCGAATTCCATTGACTTCTCGTGGAGTTACAGCTCTACACGTTGCAGTTAGCATGAGAAAAACTAGTTTTGTGGAAAAGTTGGTGGATCGTGTGGATCGTATGAACATGCAAGATTTGGAAATTCGCATGGCAGATGGGAACACAGCCTTTTGTTTGGCTGCGATAACAGGAAATGTGAAATGTGCTAAAATTCTGTTGGGCAAGAATCCGGGGTTGCTTTGGATTAGAGACCACAAAGATATgctaccaattcaattatcaTCTTCTGCAGGGCACATTCCAATGACGGAACTTTTATTTGAAGCTCAAGATGACCTACACAACAATATACCCTTCCATGACATCGTTAACCTATTTTTCTTGACCATCACCAACAACATTCACA AAAACGAAGAGGGATTGACACCTTTGCAAATGCTGCTTGCTCGATGTT ATTTGCTATTTGAAGTGGATTCCAGAGAGCAAAGAAGCTTGCTTCATATTGCTATTTTGTATCGACAAGAATCTGTATACCAACTAATATTAAGCAAGGGGGATTCCAAGAATGTGATGATACAATTGGTTGATTCTAAGGGTAACAATGTTCTTCACTTAGCTGCTGGAGAGTTGGCACCTGAAGAAAGATTTGGATTACCAAACCATGTACTAATGGCTAGAGAGGAGAATTGGTTTCAG GAAGTGGAGAAAATAGTTCCACCTGcaatgaaaacaatgaaaaacgAAAGGGGTTTCACTCCTAAAGAAGTGTTTTATCAGTTACACAATGAGTTGCACAAAGAATCTGTATCTGCAGTGAAAGATGCGGCAAATACTTTAATAGTGGTAGCAACTCTTGTTATCACCTTAGGTATCACCGGAGCTTTGAGCATTCCTATTAAGGATGTTGATAGTACACTCACTCCTATATTTCGGAAGAAGACATGGTATACATTGTATTTTCTAGCAATCGAAGTTGGAAACTACTTATGTGCTGCATCTATGATGTTCTATGGTTCAGTTATAATTCCTTCAAGTTGGGAACCAAAATATGAGGGTGTTCTCTTGCGGCAAAGAAAGTTGATGTTTGGGAATATGGCACTTTCTGCCTCTCTTGGACTCATGTTTACTGCTATTGTTTCCGGTGCCATATTGATCTATGACTTCTTATCCGATTGGCTCTTTTATTTCATTGCTGGACTTGGTTGTATCACATTGATATCGCCAAAATTAATCCGCAATATCTATGAAGCCTATCACCcattggtaaagaaaaaaaaagcttaa
- the LOC100809005 gene encoding protein STICHEL-like 3, giving the protein MTRAVRSRVLKDANGDISDHLRNHIHLTNCIHLKNHMHKNSPILADRSIMRDLVVLQRSRSLRDPSASPPSWHSPSVVDLLFKRVENDAVSQGGRMSVGAERRKEGRRLSGTSPPLVSIGSSRVAPGEIGRGNDGITAPSERSSRSGLGDGRRVGREESGRKNDRPDFLDVNPEEPLYQGGKSLAEDVISRHSESKARKSKQRGKNVRDAQVKTLSEQLNDVPLDSDDLASSNIHFRGRFPRQEKVIEEVESRMRSHGSGMNKGKRRKFRSVRRTRVATTSRDIGAENEISVASNSLAHHKYHLEEADEFADENVTRAPKNGCGIPWNWSRIHHRGKTFLDLAGRSLSCGLSDSRLKKGTFTANGRNISEMPVASERSSSCTKSDAEALPLLVEASGSHASTENACWDHDYSGELGLFGDNLFKHDVDSDLASEARSGDQRKLRGNRHSRHQSLTQKYMPQTFRDMIGQNLVAQALSNAVMKRKVGLLYVFYGPHGTGKTSCARIFARALNCNSSEHPKPCGFCNYCVAHDMGKSRNIREVGPVSNFDFEGIMDLLDNMTLSQLPSHYRVFIFDDCDTLSTDCWNAISKVIDRVPRRVVFILVSSSLDVLPHIIISRCQKFFFPKLKDADIIYTLQWIATKEGLEIDKDALKLIASRSDGSLRDAEMTLEQLSLLGQRISVPLIQELVGLISDEKLVDLLDLALSADTVNTVKNLRVIMETGVEPLALMSQLATVITDILAGTYDFTKERRRRKFFRRQPLSKEDMEKLRQALKTLSEAEKQLRMSNDKLTWLTAALLQLAPDQQYVLPTSSDNSFNHSPFALKDADAREAARLTGNPVDIPNKGRRLSMDARIENFHAGSSADGMTRGLGSEKKRHSVSGFTPQHAHSQTTDKIRMSERQILGKNHKEIEEIWLEVLERIQVTGLKEFLFKEGKLISVSFGAAPTVQLMFSSQLTKSTAEKFRGHILQAFESVLGSSITIEIRCELNKDAASAVQQPLTLPATNDSSSQIRDFNGVGTLAHPSVTDSVEKRRGEIVEEAASQVEHMNSEQQVDAHGTSYKSLEGTSIGQSSASQKMPIVKSHLDERKLMEQGQSRSLVRSKVSLAHVIQQAEGQRSGWSKRKAVSIAEKLEQENLRLEPRSRSLICWKASRVTRRKLSRLKIRSRKPRALLNLVSCGKCLSTKSPR; this is encoded by the exons ATGACTAGGGCTGTCCGTAGTAGGGTACTTAAAGATGCCAATGGTGATATTAGTGATCATCTACGCAACCACATTCATTTGACTAATTGTATTCACCTGAAGAACCATATGCACAAGAACAGCCCCATACTGGCTGATAGGTCAATCATGAGGGACCTAGTTGTGCTGCAGAGATCGCGGTCTCTTAGAGACCCTTCTGCAAGTCCTCCATCATGGCACTCGCCTTCTGTAGTTGACTTGCTTTTCAAAAGAGTTGAAAATGATGCCGTGTCTCAAGGGGGAAGGATGTCTGTAGGTGCCGAGCGAAGGAAGGAAGGGAGAAGATTGTCTGGAACTTCACCACCCTTGGTGAGTATAGGTTCATCAAGAGTTGCTCCGGGTGAGATTGGTAGGGGTAATGATGGGATAACGGCACCTAGTGAACGAAGTAGCAGGAGTGGATTGGGAGATGGAAGGAGAGTTGGGAGAGAAGAATCTGGTAGGAAGAATGATAGGCCTGACTTTTTGGATGTTAATCCAGAGGAGCCTCTCTATCAAGGTGGCAAAAGCTTGGCTGAAGATGTTATTTCAAGGCACTCAGAGTCTAAAGCTAGAAAGAGCAAACAAAGGGGGAAGAATGTTCGAGATGCCCAAGTTAAGACCCTTTCTGAGCAGCTGAATGATGTTCCATTGGATAGTGATGATTTAGCATCATCGAACATTCATTTTCGTGGAAGGTTTCCTAGACAGGAGAAAGTTATTGAGGAGGTAGAATCCCGGATGCGCAGTCATGGCAGTGGAATGAATAAGGGAAAAAGGCGTAAGTTTCGAAGCGTGCGAAGAACTCGGGTTGCTACAACATCAAGAGATATTGGAGCTGAGAATGAAATCTCTGTGGCTTCCAACTCATTAGCCCACCATAAATATCACTTGGAGGAGGCTGATGAGTTTGCAGATGAAAATGTTACCAGGGCTCCAAAAAATGGGTGTGGCATTCCTTGGAATTGGTCCAGAATTCATCATAGAGGTAAAACATTCCTTGACCTGGCTGGAAGAAGTTTGTCTTGTGGTTTATCTGACTCAAGGTTGAAGAAAGGGACATTTACTGCCAATGGAAGAAATATTTCTGAGATGCCTGTGGCATCTGAGCGCTCAAGCTCATGTACGAAGTCTGATGCAGAGGCACTGCCTTTACTAGTTGAGGCTTCTGGATCTCATGCAAGCACTGAAAATGCTTGTTGGGATCATGACTACTCTGGGGAACTAGGTCTTTTTGGTGATAATTTATTCAAGCATGATGTTGATTCTGACCTCGCTTCAGAAGCTAGATCTGGTGATCAGCGTAAGTTGAGAGGGAATCGTCACAGTAGACACCAAAGTTTAACACAAAAGTATATGCCTCAAACCTTCAGAGATATGATTGGGCAGAATTTAGTGGCACAAGCTCTTTCCAATGCAGTTATGAAAAGGAAAGTTGGGTTGTTGTATGTGTTTTATGGCCCCCATGGCACTGGAAAAACTTCCTGTGCTCGCATATTTGCCAGAGCTCTGAACTGTAATTCTTCAGAACACCCAAAACCTTGTGGTTTTTGCAATTATTGCGTAGCACATGATATGGGCAAGAGTAGAAATATAAGGGAAGTTGGTCCAGTTAGTAATTTTGACTTTGAGGGCATCATGGACCTACTTGACAATATGACTCTTTCCCAGCTTCCGTCTCATTACAGAGTGTTTATTTTTGATGACTGTGATACTCTGTCAACAGATTGTTGGAATGCTATATCGAAGGTCATTGATCGAGTACCTAGACGTGTGGTTTTTATCCTTGTCAGTTCTAGTCTTGATGTCTTGCCTCATATAATAATATCCAGGTGTCAAAAATTCTTTTTCCCAAAGCTGAAGGATGCAGATATTATATATACACTGCAGTGGATTGCAACCAAAGAAGGTCTAGAAATTGATAAGGATGCCCTGAAACTCATTGCATCAAGGTCAGACGGATCTTTGAGAGATGCTGAGATGACCCTTGAACAACTTAGTTTGCTTGGGCAGAGAATATCCGTTCCTCTTATTCAGGAATTG GTAGGGCTAATCTCTGATGAGAAATTGGTGGATCTGCTTGATTTGGCATTATCTGCAGACACAGTTAACACTGTGAAGAATTTGAGAGTGATCATGGAAACTGGTGTCGAGCCATTGGCTTTAATGTCACAACTTGCTACAGTAATTACTGATATACTTGCTGGGACCTATGATTTCACAAAAGAAAGGCGAAGGAGGAAGTTCTTCCGGAGACAACCAT TGTCCAAAGAAGACATGGAGAAGCTGCGCCAAGCTCTGAAAACTTTATCTGAGGCTGAGAAGCAGTTGAGGATGTCCAATGACAAGCTAACATGGTTGACAGCTGCCTTACTTCAGCTTGCTCCAGACCAGCAATATGTGTTGCCAACTTCATCTGATAATAGTTTCAACCACAGTCCCTTTGCTTTAAAAGATGCAGATGCAAGAGAAGCAGCTAGACTGACTGGTAATCCTGTTGACATTCCTAACAAAGGGAGACGGTTATCAATGGATGCTAGAATTGAAAATTTCCATGCTGGAAGCTCAGCAGATGGTATGACAAGGGGTCTTGGTTCTGAGAAAAAACGACATAGCGTGTCTGGTTTTACTCCTCAACATGCTCATTCACAAACCACTGATAAGATTAGGATGAGCGAGAGGCAGATTTTGGGTAAAAACCATAAAGAAATTGAAGAGATATGGTTAGAGGTACTTGAGAGGATACAAGTTACTGGTCTGAAAGAGTTTCTGTTTAAAGAAGGCAAGCTGATCTCTGTTAGTTTTGGGGCAG CTCCAACTGTGCAGCTAATGTTTAGTTCTCAATTGACCAAATCTACTGCCGAGAAGTTCAGAGGTCATATCTTACAAGCATTTGAATCCGTCCTTGGATCTTCTATAACAATAGAAATTAGATGTGAGTTAAATAAAGATGCAGCCTCGGCTGTTCAACAACCTCTTACATTGCCCGCTACCAATGATAGTTCGTCCCAGATTAGAGACTTTAATGGTGTTGGCACTCTAGCTCATCCATCAGTAACTGATTCTGTTGAAAAGAGAAGGGGTGAAATTGTAGAAGAAGCAGCTTCTCAAGTGGAGCACATGAATAGCGAGCAGCAGGTTGATGCTCATGGAACATCTTATAAAAGTTTAGAAGGTACAAGTATAGGACAATCATCAGCTTCCCAAAAAATGCCAATTGTTAAGTCGCATTTAGACGAAAGAAAGCTTATGGAGCAAGGTCAAAGTCGGAGTCTTGTAAGAAGCAAAGTATCTCTTGCTCATGTGATCCAACAGGCAGAAGGTCAGAGAAGTGGGTGGTCAAAACGTAAAGCGGTTTCTATTGCTGAGAAGCTTGAACAAGAGAATCT GAGACTGGAACCAAGATCAAGGAGCTTGATATGCTGGAAAGCATCAAGAGTAACCCGGCGAAAG CTGTCACGCTTGAAAATTCGAAGCCGAAAGCCACGTGCACTGCTGAATCTTGTCTCATGTGGGAAATGTCTGTCTACAAAATCTCCAAGGTAG
- the LOC102666725 gene encoding uncharacterized protein isoform X1 — protein MSDSGAVTLPAVDDIPKHENCSELGIVVAEAEHLQSLEPESSFLELDRTHKRQIYIAASSGNWSEALSYFKIHPHWWRIPLTSRGVTALHVAVSMRKTSFVEKLVDRVDRMNMQDLEIRMADGNTAFCLAAITGNVKCAKILLGKNPGLLWIRDHKDMLPIQLSSSAGHIPMTELLFEAQDDLHNNIPFHDIVNLFFLTITNNIHKNEEGLTPLQMLLARCSLVRRDIVSSLFKGMEEEKEPLNSEQLSKVVFDAAKSGNIMILECLLKYHPDLLFEVDSREQRSLLHIAILYRQESVYQLILSKGDSKNVMIQLVDSKGNNVLHLAAGELAPEERFGLPNHVLMAREENWFQEVEKIVPPAMKTMKNERGFTPKEVFYQLHNELHKESVSAVKDAANTLIVVATLVITLGITGALSIPIKDVDSTLTPIFRKKTWYTLYFLAIEVGNYLCAASMMFYGSVIIPSSWEPKYEGVLLRQRKLMFGNMALSASLGLMFTAIVSGAILIYDFLSDWLFYFIAGLGCITLISPKLIRNIYEAYHPLVKKKKA, from the exons ATGTCAGACTCAGGTGCAGTTACCTTGCCAGCTGTAGATGACATTCCCAAGCATGAGA ATTGTAGCGAACTGGGTATTGTTGTGGCTGAAGCTGAGCATCTACAGTCACTGGAACCCGAAAGTTCTTTTTTGGAGCTAGAca GAACGCATAAAAGGCAAATATATATAGCAGCAAGTTCAGGAAATTGGAGTGAGGCTTTATCCTATTTCAAAATTCATCCTCATTGGTGGCGAATTCCATTGACTTCTCGTGGAGTTACAGCTCTACACGTTGCAGTTAGCATGAGAAAAACTAGTTTTGTGGAAAAGTTGGTGGATCGTGTGGATCGTATGAACATGCAAGATTTGGAAATTCGCATGGCAGATGGGAACACAGCCTTTTGTTTGGCTGCGATAACAGGAAATGTGAAATGTGCTAAAATTCTGTTGGGCAAGAATCCGGGGTTGCTTTGGATTAGAGACCACAAAGATATgctaccaattcaattatcaTCTTCTGCAGGGCACATTCCAATGACGGAACTTTTATTTGAAGCTCAAGATGACCTACACAACAATATACCCTTCCATGACATCGTTAACCTATTTTTCTTGACCATCACCAACAACATTCACA AAAACGAAGAGGGATTGACACCTTTGCAAATGCTGCTTGCTCGATGTT CACTTGTACGTCGAGATATTGTAAGTTCGTTGTTTAAGGGTatggaagaagagaaagagCCTCTCAACTCTGAACAATTGTCAAAAGTAGTGTTCGATGCAGCAAAATCAGGAAACATTATGATTTTAGAATGTCTTTTGAAATATCATCCAGATTTGCTATTTGAAGTGGATTCCAGAGAGCAAAGAAGCTTGCTTCATATTGCTATTTTGTATCGACAAGAATCTGTATACCAACTAATATTAAGCAAGGGGGATTCCAAGAATGTGATGATACAATTGGTTGATTCTAAGGGTAACAATGTTCTTCACTTAGCTGCTGGAGAGTTGGCACCTGAAGAAAGATTTGGATTACCAAACCATGTACTAATGGCTAGAGAGGAGAATTGGTTTCAG GAAGTGGAGAAAATAGTTCCACCTGcaatgaaaacaatgaaaaacgAAAGGGGTTTCACTCCTAAAGAAGTGTTTTATCAGTTACACAATGAGTTGCACAAAGAATCTGTATCTGCAGTGAAAGATGCGGCAAATACTTTAATAGTGGTAGCAACTCTTGTTATCACCTTAGGTATCACCGGAGCTTTGAGCATTCCTATTAAGGATGTTGATAGTACACTCACTCCTATATTTCGGAAGAAGACATGGTATACATTGTATTTTCTAGCAATCGAAGTTGGAAACTACTTATGTGCTGCATCTATGATGTTCTATGGTTCAGTTATAATTCCTTCAAGTTGGGAACCAAAATATGAGGGTGTTCTCTTGCGGCAAAGAAAGTTGATGTTTGGGAATATGGCACTTTCTGCCTCTCTTGGACTCATGTTTACTGCTATTGTTTCCGGTGCCATATTGATCTATGACTTCTTATCCGATTGGCTCTTTTATTTCATTGCTGGACTTGGTTGTATCACATTGATATCGCCAAAATTAATCCGCAATATCTATGAAGCCTATCACCcattggtaaagaaaaaaaaagcttaa